The segment GATGCCCGCAACGCCTTCAAGGAGAACGCCAAATATCTCGATGTCGAAAAGATAGCCATTATCGGGGCCAACCCCTCCATCCGCATGATTGCAAAGATAGCGTTGACGATAATGGGGTCGTCCAATATCGCCAAATTCTTCAAGACCGAGGATGAAGCGCTAGCCTGGCTGAAAGAAGAGAAATGAATCAGCAAGTAAACCTCGATT is part of the bacterium genome and harbors:
- a CDS encoding STAS/SEC14 domain-containing protein, with product MNYEMRFDEKRGVLYVKTLAMLEKADVDEILPKVAECFEGKEHRYILGDLSQNPSGLLSKDARNAFKENAKYLDVEKIAIIGANPSIRMIAKIALTIMGSSNIAKFFKTEDEALAWLKEEK